From the Capra hircus breed San Clemente unplaced genomic scaffold, ASM170441v1, whole genome shotgun sequence genome, one window contains:
- the LOC108635523 gene encoding LOW QUALITY PROTEIN: ubiquitin carboxyl-terminal hydrolase 17-like protein 6 (The sequence of the model RefSeq protein was modified relative to this genomic sequence to represent the inferred CDS: deleted 2 bases in 2 codons), with translation MPFGDPLSLRGRRRQSGAPAGDLAPGSAGLAPGQKVALSWRGPWGVGAGLQNLGNTCYVNAALQCLSHTPPLASWLVSRQHATLCPAGSSCTLCAMRAHVTRALLHAGEVIRPRKDLLAGFHRHQQEDAHEFLMFTLNGMQQGCLSASQRRGHASEDTSVVRQIFGGTWRSRIQCLHCLGVSDTFDPHLDVSLDITAAQSVEQALRELVKPEKLEAENAYDCGVCLRKVPATKRLTLHSTSQVLVLVLKRFTQLSGAKRAQEVRYPQRLDVQPYTSEGTAGPLGYVLYAVLVHSGWSCERGHYFCYVRAGNGQWYKMDDAKVTACDETAALSQSAYVLFYAREGAWEGGAGGGAAAPLGADPADPGQPAGDASGRAPGSQESPGDTEAEGMSLEQWRRLQEHNRPKPALELRKIQAALPAGAVVIHRSRPGGGRNRPPPAQEHHRLDRPSTDTPPPGPTDVGHGPCASGRARATKGRNKKPRPSLGLWR, from the exons ATGCCCTTCGGGGACCCTCTGTCCCTGAGGGGCCGTCGCCGGCAGTCGGGCGCCCCAGCGGGTGACTTGGCTCCTGGGTCAGCGGGGCTGGCGCCTGGCCAGAAAGTCGCCCTGAGTTGGAGGGGGCCGTGGGGGGTGGGCGCTGGGCTTCAGAATCTGGGGAACACCTGCTACGTGAACGCGGCGCTGCAGTGTCTGAGCCACACGCCGCCCCTGGCCAGCTGGCTGGTGTCCCGGCAGCACGCCACCCTCTGTCCGGCCGGCAGCTCCTGCACGCTCTGTGCCATGCGAGCTCAC GTGACCCGAGCCCTCCTTCACGCGGGAGAGGTGATCCGGCCCCGCAAGGACCTGCTGGCGGGCTTCCACAGACACCAGCAGGAAGATGCCCACGAGTTTCTGATGTTCACTCTGAATGGCATGCAGCAAGGGTGCCTGAGTGCATCCCAG CGTCGCGGCCACGCCTCCGAGGACACCAGCGTCGTCCGTCAGATCTTCGGCGGGACGTGGAGGTCTCGGATCCAGTGTCTCCACTGCCTCGGTGTCTCGGACACGTTCGACCCTCATCTGGACGTCAGCCTGGATATCACGGCGGCTCAGAGTgtggagcaagctctgagagagctgGTCAAGCCCGAGAAGCTGGAGGCGGAAAATGCCTATGACTGTGGCGTTTGTCTCCGGAAGGTGCCTGCCACCAAGAGGTTGACTTTGCACAGCACGTCCCAGGTCCTGGTGCTGGTGCTGAAGCGGTTCACACAGCTGAGCGGGGCCAAAAGGGCTCAGGAGGTGCGCTATCCCCAGCGCCTGGACGTGCAGCCCTACACGTCTGAGGGGACGGCAGGGCCACTGGGCTACGTGCTCTATGCCGTGCTGGTGCACTCCGGGTGGAGCTGTGAGCGAGGACACTACTTTTGTTACGTCCGAGCCGGCAACGGCCAATGGTATAAGATGGACGATGCCAAGGTGACCGCCTGTGACGAGACTGCTGCCCTGAGCCAGAGCGCCTACGTCCTGTTCTACGCCCGGGAGGGTGCGTGGGAAGGgggcgctgggggaggggcagcggccCCCCTCGGGGCTGACCCCGCAGACCCCGGGCAGCCTGCAGGAGACGCCAGCGGCAGAGCTCCTGGGTCGCAGGAGTCCCCGGGGGACACAGAGGCCGAAGGGATGAGCTTAGAGCAGTGGAGACGCCTGCAAGAACACAACCGACCGAAGCCGGCCTTGGAGCTGCGCAagatccaggctgccctgcctgccgGCGCAGTCGTGATTCACCGGTCCAGACCCGGAGGAGGGAGAAACCGCCCGCCGCCCGCACAGGAGCACCACCGGCTCGACCGGCCCAGCACGGACACCCCGCCTCCGGGGCCGACGGACGTCGGCCACGGCCCTTGTGCCAGCGGGAGGGCCAGAGCGACCAAGGGGAGGAACAAGAAGCCgcggccatctctggggctgtggcGGTAG